The nucleotide sequence TGGTTCAATCTCTTGTTTGAAAGTTGGTTCATCAAACAAATATGATAAGTTATCGTATTCCGGAACCATCATTACTTTAACCGTACGAGCCATGGAATCATGCTGACGAACAAATGAAAGCAGTCCTTTTCTTGCACCTTCATCTAAGTGAATCCATTCATGGATGAGCATTTCTTTTTTATGAACATGATAGATAAGAAAGCCTCTTGGCTCATCTTGCTCATTAAACCAAACAGTGGCTTGCTCCCCACTTGAAAACACACGATTCTTCCACCACCATTCGCTCCTCTTAAGCGGACCATTATATTGCTTCGCAAACTGCTCATACACATGATTTAACAATTGTATATCTTGGCCTACGCGTTTAACGGTACCCTTCGTTACATAATTCGTAATTGTATTCATTGGAATCGTATATTTTTGAATTGACGTTAACGTGTCCCATCCATACCTTCGATAGAATGAAAAGGAAAACGGGTGAAGAAAAGACAGAGTCACCCCGTCTTCCTTCATTCGTAACAATGCTTGAGCCATTAAATCCTTAGCCATTCCTTGTCTGCGATATTCAGGCCAAGTTGCTATTGCTGCTAGCCCTCCAACCTTCCATACTTCATTATTTAAATAGCAATTCAACGAAACCATATGTAATTTTGAAGCTAATGTTTCTCCATCATAAATACCGAGCATCTCATGTTGGCCGTACCATTCTTTTTGCTTTTCCAGTGCTGATTCGTCTAATTGATATTGGAAAGCAAACTGTGAAAGAGCTAACACTTGCTCATAGTCCTCACTCGTTAACTGTTTAATTTCATTCATTCAGATCGCCTCCTCTAATTCTTACTATAAAACAACTCTTTCGATTGTGCGAAGAACCGTTAATCGGAAGCAATTTTACATAATATGAATATTTCATCCATTCAAAGACAAAATAACCCCGACAATGCTGATGAAGGAGTGACCATTTATGAAAAAATTTGCTTATATTTGTAGTAGCATGCTTGTACTTTTACTTGCGTTCACTTTACCGACAAATGCGTTTGCTAAGGAAACTGTGAAAGAATCGATGGTACGTATCATTCACGCTTCCCCTGATGCACCGGCAGTAGACATTTATGTTGATGGAAAGCTTGTTGCAGAAAAGGCTGCTTTCAAAGATGTAACAGATTACTTAAAGCTACCTGCTGGTAAATATAAAGTAGAAGTTTTCGCGTCAGGTACAAAGGATGAACAGGA is from Bacillus tianshenii and encodes:
- a CDS encoding GNAT family N-acetyltransferase, yielding MNEIKQLTSEDYEQVLALSQFAFQYQLDESALEKQKEWYGQHEMLGIYDGETLASKLHMVSLNCYLNNEVWKVGGLAAIATWPEYRRQGMAKDLMAQALLRMKEDGVTLSFLHPFSFSFYRRYGWDTLTSIQKYTIPMNTITNYVTKGTVKRVGQDIQLLNHVYEQFAKQYNGPLKRSEWWWKNRVFSSGEQATVWFNEQDEPRGFLIYHVHKKEMLIHEWIHLDEGARKGLLSFVRQHDSMARTVKVMMVPEYDNLSYLFDEPTFKQEIEPYFMARIVDVKSFLEKFSFDWGEEETDFFFHIKDDFAQWNTGVYRIHRTDTSKNEVHYFPQNKKKMACAHPPKRGLRCDIQTLTVLLLGYKSPSFLYELGKLEGKREEVKALEGRLSGNKTFFLDFF